The following are encoded in a window of Amaranthus tricolor cultivar Red isolate AtriRed21 chromosome 2, ASM2621246v1, whole genome shotgun sequence genomic DNA:
- the LOC130806775 gene encoding F-box protein PP2-A13-like codes for MGVGQSGLRCNGSERIGLGDLPESCTAVILAQLSPPEICTLAEVNKTFHEASLSDFVWNSKLPSNYEFLVRKLLNECPTNFSKKEIFSRLCGPIRFDAGTKEIWVEKSSGKMCMAISWKGMRITGIDDRRYWSHIPTHESRFHAIAYLKQVWWLEVGGELEFKFPAGRYSLHFRLQLGKPTKKLGRRVCNSEGVHGWDVKPVKFQVSASNGQHVVSQSYLKPTGNWVCYHVGDFTCGSMPIKIKYSLAQIDCTHTKGGLCLDSVIICPTQLVHSLKY; via the exons ATGGGTGTTGGGCAATCTGGGTTAAGGTGTAATGGGTCGGAAAGGATTGGGCTTGGAGACTTGCCGGAAAGTTGTACGGCTGTGATATTGGCCCAGTTAAGCCCACCAGAGATATGTACGCTTGCAGAAGTGAACAAGACTTTTCATGAAGCTTCATTGTCTGATTTTGTGTGGAACTCAAAGTTACCTTCAAATTATGAGTTTCTTGTTAGGAAGCTTCTTAATGAATGTCCTACTAACTTCAGTAAAAAAGAGATTTTTTCTAGGCTTTGTGGGCCCATCAGATTTGATGCTGGAACTAAG GAGATATGGGTGGAGAAGAGCAGTGGGAAGATGTGCATGGCAATTTCATGGAAGGGAATGAGGATTACAGGAATAGATGATCGTAGATATTGGAGTCATATTCCTACTCATGAATCAAG ATTCCATGCAATAGCATACCTAAAACAAGTATGGTGGCTAGAAGTAGGAGGAGAGTTAGAGTTCAAGTTCCCAGCAGGAAGATATAGCTTACATTTCAGGCTACAACTCGGAAAACCCACCAAAAAACTCGGTCGACGAGTTTGCAACTCAGAAGGAGTCCATGGTTGGGATGTTAAGCCAGTAAAGTTTCAAGTTTCAGCCTCAAATGGACAACATGTTGTTTCACAGTCTTATTTAAAGCCTACTGGAAATTGGGTTTGCTACCATGTTGGAGACTTTACTTGTGGGTCTATGCCTATCAAGATCAAGTATTCCTTGGCTCAAATTGATTGTACACATACTAAAGGAGGACTTTGCTTGGATTCTGTTATTATATGTCCTACTCAATTAGTACATTCTTTGAAGTACTAG